The genomic window TCCTAGATATGGAGTGCAAAGACAATTCAATTCTGATGACATAGAGAACGCATCATTCTTAAGGTTTAGAAATGCTGTTATTGGTTATAATTTACCTAAAACGCTACTTTCTAAAGTTAAATACGTACGAAATGCGAGAGTGTTTGCACAAGGTCAGAATTTGTATACTTGGACAAAATGGAGAGGTTTCGATCCTGAGGATAATAATAACTTAGCAAGCTTTGAATATCCAGCGGCTCGAACATTTACGTTTGGATTAGATATTAGTTTTTAATTTTAAAAGCAAAACAATGAAATACAAATATTTACTAACAATGGCTTCTATAGTTCTACTCTTAGGAAGCTGTGGGAAAAAGCTGGATCTTAGACCTACTGACATTATTGTTGAGTCGACCGCATTTCAGACGGTTACCGATTTGAATCAAGGTCTATTGGGAGCTTATTCGGCATTAAATGCTGAAAATATTATTTACACAAATACTTTGATGGCTGATGAGTCAAGGCTGTCTGCGCAAAATACAGGACAGGGCCAAGGTGCATTTAAATGGCAGCATGATGCTTCAACTTTAGGCGCTGACTTAACGGCAAATTGGGTAAACAGCTATAGAGCCATCGATAGAGCCAATAAAGTTTTAGCCGCTATTCCTAGAGTTATCGCAAATACTCCATCGGAAGTAGCTAGAAAAGAAGTTATTAGAGGTGAATTGTTGACCATAAGGGCCTTGGCTCATTTCGATTTGGTAAGAATGTATTCTAGAGGATATAATCCAAGTGATGTAGCCGTTCCTCTTGTTAATGATGTTGTATTACCCGACAGAGCTACATACCCTGCAAGAAGTACAGTTTCAGAGGTGCTAACGTCTTTAAAAGCGGATTTGGTTACTGCAAAGAGTTTGTTGCCTGCATCGCAACCAGACATTTATTCGATTTCTAGGTTGACTGTTTCTGCGACGCAAGCTAGAATTGCATTGTATGAGAAAGATTGGGATAATGCGATTGGTTTTTCTACTGAAGTTATAAATGCATTGCCCCTTGCAGAGGCATCCGCTTATCCAAGTATTTTTCGAGATGCTGTTAACACCGAAGTCGTTTTCAAATTGCGTAGAAACGTTTCGACTACTAGACCAGGAGAGTTATGGCAAAGAGCGTCCAATGGAGATGTGTTTTTTGCCGTTTCAAACAAACTATTATCGAGTATTAACGCAGCTACGGATGTTAGATACGGTGTACTAGTAAAAATTGATAATACTAAGCCTGAACCACAGTTGGTTAACAAGTACCCTGGTGCTTCAGGTCAAATTGGAATACAAGATATTAAGTATTACAGAACTTCAGAGATGTATTTAATCAGAGCGGAAGCTAATGCAGAGAAAAACACACCTGCTAGTATAGCATTAGGTCTTGCTGATTTAAATACATTGAGGTCAAAAAGAATCTCAGCGTACACACCACTCGTTATTACAACTAGTGCAGCATTGGTTGATGCAGTGTTGGCCGAAAGATTTGTTGAGCTTGCATACGAAGGTCATAGGTTTTTTGACTTGAAGAGAAAAAATCTTCCAGTCTCTAGAATTGCATCTGACTTGAATAATGCGCCAGAAGCGATTACTCTGTTGCCAACTAACTTCAGGTATACACTTCCTCTGCCTCAAAGTGAGACTTTTGCCAATACCAACTTGGTTAATAATCCTTTATACTAATATCAATATTTTTAGCATATTTCCCTCTAATTACAAAATAATTTGAGGGAAATATCTTTTTAATATACATTTCTATTAAGCTAGATTTTGCGCTACGCTTTGTGTGGTATCGGCTAATTTTCAGATTGCCAAGACGGGCCTATCAGGGGAACATGTAAACTTCTGGAAATATTATTTAGAGAATGATTGTTACGAATAACCATTAATTCATTAAAGAAGGCGGGATATTAAATCTGACCTTTTTTAATGAAAAAGTATTTTATTTCAGTAGTGATATTATTTGTTTTCTCAAGTCCAGCTGAAGAGTTGAGGTCTGTAGATGTCATAGGAACTGATTTATTTAATACCGATTGGCAAAAGGCTGTTGTTTTGCTTCAGGAAGGATCAAAACATACTTTGGATGTTAAATACAACTTATATGCTGATCAAATATTCAGTTTTACGGCTCATTTTGATAGTGAACAATCTTGTCGCACTCATTTTAAGGAACAACGAGATAAAGTTGGTGTTGTTTGCAAATGCGGTTCAACATCACATTATTGGCATAAAAGCATCTGGAGTTATGAGTGTAAAAATTTAGACATAGAACATCTTTGCGCAGCGGCACCATCATGCAAAATTCCAATTTATCCTTTATGATCTGGTATAAAACGATGTTTTTATTGAGTGCCACCAAGAAAGGATTTTCGGCCAAAAAGATACAGAAACAGCTGGGGCTTAAACGCTATGAACCGGTTTGGGCGAGGTCGACAAGCTCAGAAAGGCAATGGGCAATAGGGA from Pedobacter sp. SL55 includes these protein-coding regions:
- a CDS encoding RagB/SusD family nutrient uptake outer membrane protein, translated to MKYKYLLTMASIVLLLGSCGKKLDLRPTDIIVESTAFQTVTDLNQGLLGAYSALNAENIIYTNTLMADESRLSAQNTGQGQGAFKWQHDASTLGADLTANWVNSYRAIDRANKVLAAIPRVIANTPSEVARKEVIRGELLTIRALAHFDLVRMYSRGYNPSDVAVPLVNDVVLPDRATYPARSTVSEVLTSLKADLVTAKSLLPASQPDIYSISRLTVSATQARIALYEKDWDNAIGFSTEVINALPLAEASAYPSIFRDAVNTEVVFKLRRNVSTTRPGELWQRASNGDVFFAVSNKLLSSINAATDVRYGVLVKIDNTKPEPQLVNKYPGASGQIGIQDIKYYRTSEMYLIRAEANAEKNTPASIALGLADLNTLRSKRISAYTPLVITTSAALVDAVLAERFVELAYEGHRFFDLKRKNLPVSRIASDLNNAPEAITLLPTNFRYTLPLPQSETFANTNLVNNPLY